The Spirochaeta isovalerica DNA segment AAAGCCATAGCGGCTATGGTCGCCTATGTTTTCGTCTTCAGCTGGGAACTGCTCAAAGCCAATTTAGACGTGGCTTTGAGAGTACTCGCGCCCTCCCTGCCGGTGAACCCCGGTATCGTGGAGATAAAAACGGGTCTGAAATCGGAGATCGGACGATTGGCTCTGGCCAATTCCATCACTCTGACTCCCGGGACGCTCACCGTGGACGTTAAGGACGATTCCCTTTTCATC contains these protein-coding regions:
- a CDS encoding Na+/H+ antiporter subunit E, which translates into the protein MKNFIISALLVFAAWLMLNGSLNQSVLLIGLVVTAVIALFFSTRHPVFKDVKLSPKAIAAMVAYVFVFSWELLKANLDVALRVLAPSLPVNPGIVEIKTGLKSEIGRLALANSITLTPGTLTVDVKDDSLFI